In the Malania oleifera isolate guangnan ecotype guangnan chromosome 1, ASM2987363v1, whole genome shotgun sequence genome, one interval contains:
- the LOC131166311 gene encoding uncharacterized protein LOC131166311 isoform X2 — translation MEASSLVTRARTAFHSAAAKAERVLTDFKSDHRDSDKHSPCDVRKQPEPESSKDEADSKGCHELKHLRWIPAHTRTKQNWQDRLKNIGRGRKGVEDIEKSENSTMSFPFFDENVYQMSMQNAFELKGAETVSSAESSNIGNTCVIPLASIVRQLAIAVDAGKKLKSMKDLLVSSGDTSPVRERASLSLSAVKSLVLREKEEKLTSEFANDEKVQSLICSLLDEEGQFSRRRAGSVLETLTTMTSLPREIHGAPPESFVVKLAEVIGSFKTLRKMALFWCRIVAELRRLWSDGQHVPGIPLDEIPDLNSCLLYQQLQVINCCVSRKRRRTIATESLDSVIREASSNNGESAVSEAMMPGSPVLYARVCTGELVLRLGVDHPSDNLKMLETDELVYSPITQEVPLLTEDLLKETEEFVLRTGSMGAGCSQLLSDMQAFKAANPGCILEDFIRWHSPPDWTETELSNEAEDNFDDVDLLSTRGQLSRRMQKEVRLIFSKLGVSVLINKLKISYSAKLKGNLWRELWETAKPVPAVKQTPLFDEDLAVEGILNDLEDISPSELFEQLFVSLLGLGFVIAEAILSKDDSLSKLFCECKDYIIVTCQGSTWTEKVDDLCQVYETMEMMVLNPDDILKTTKQPEETSSGAGELKRRFRRLSLTFGGRKPGGKDQKNSEETTTRQPFSSFFDGKSSLFSKKPPKPEADSASPADKSLCPEENDWTVV, via the exons ATGGAGGCGTCCTCACTTGTCACCAGGGCGAGGACGGCCTTCCATTCCGCCGCAGCTAAAGCGGAGCGAGTCCTCACTGACTTCAAATCGGATCATCGAG ATTCCGATAAGCATTCACCGTGTGATGTGAGAAAACAACCAGAACCTGAATCAAGTAAGGATGAGGCGGATTCAAAG GGTTGCCATGAATTGAAGCATTTGAGGTGGATACCTGCACATACAAGGACAAAGCAGAATTGGCAGGATAGACTGAAGAACATCGGAAGAGGGAGAAAAGGGGTTGAAGACATTGAAAAATCTGAAAATTCAACCATGTCATTTCCATTTTTTGATGAGAATGTGTACCAGATGAGCATGCAAAATGCTTTTGAGCTGAAG GGTGCAGAAACTGTTTCTTCAGCCGAAAGTTCAAATATTGGCAACACATGTGTCATTCCTTTGGCATCCATCGTGAGGCAGCTGGCTATAGCTGTTGA TGCTGGAAAGAAGTTAAAGTCAATGAAAGATCTGTTGGTGTCATCTGGAGATACTTCGCCTGTCAGGGAGAGGGCAAGCTTGAGCCTATCTGCAGTGAAATCATTAGTGCTTCGTGAAAAGGAGGAAAAATTGACATCTGAGTTTGCCAATGATGAGAAAGTTCAGTCCTTGATCTGTTCCCTACTTGATGAAG AGGGACAATTTTCCAGAAGGAGGGCCGGCTCTGTTTTAGAGACACTCACCACCATGACATCTTTGCCTAGAGAAATTCATGGTGCTCCTCCTGAAAGTTTTGTTGTTAAGCTTGCTGAAGTCATCGGAAGCTTCAAGACTTTGCGGAAAATGGCATTATTTTGGTGCAGGATAGTTGCTGAA CTGAGAAGACTTTGGTCTGATGGGCAACATGTACCTGGCATCCCTCTGGATGAGATTCCAGATTTAAATTCATGTCTTTTGTATCAGCAGTTACAAGTTATCAATTGTTGTGTTTCCAGAAAAAGGCGCCGCACTATTGCAACTGAATCATTAGATTCTGTTATAAGAGAAGCCAGTTCAAATAATGGAGAATCAGCTGTTTCTGAAGCCATGATGCCTGGAAGTCCTGTTCTATATGCAAGAGTTTGCACTGGGGAACTTGTTCTGCGATTGGGGGTTGATCATCCATCTGACAATTTAAAAATGTTGGAAACTGATGAACTTGTCTACTCACCTATTACCCAG GAAGTACCTCTGCTTACCGAAGATCTTCTTAAAGAAACAGAGGAGTTTGTGTTGCGAACAGGGAG TATGGGTGCTGGTTGTTCTCAACTCTTGTCAGACATGCAGGCTTTTAAG GCCGCAAATCCTGGTTGTATTTTAGAAGATTTCATAAGATGGCACTCACCCCCGGATTGGACAGAAACTGAGCTGAGTAATGAGGCTGAGGACAACTTTGATGATGTAGATTTATTATCTACAAGAGGTCAATTAAGTCGTCGGATGCAGAAAGaag TAAGACTGATCTTCTCAAAATTAGGAGTATCTGTCCTCATCAATAAATTAAAGATCTCGTACTCCGCAAAATTGAAAG GTAATTTGTGGCGGGAACTGTGGGAAACGGCAAAACCAGTCCCTGCTGTTAAACAGACACCCCTCTTTGATGAGGATTTGGCAGT AGAAGGTATTCTAAATGATTTAGAGGACATCTCGCCTTCTGAGCTTTTTGAACAACTGTTTGTTTCTTTA CTTGGTTTAGGATTTGTAATTGCTGAGGCTATACTCTCCAAGGACGACTCTTTGTCAAAGCTGTTCTGTGAGTGTAAAGACTACATTATAGTAACTTGTCAAGGGAGCACTTGGACTGAGAAAGTTGATGATCTGTGCCAG GTATATGAGACGATGGAGATGATGGTCCTCAATCCAGATGACATCCTAAAAACGACGAAGCAGCCAGAAGAGACATCCTCCGGCGCAGGGGAACTAAAACGCCGATTCAGAAGGCTTAGTCTTACCTTTGGTGGGAGAAAACCAGGCGGGAAAGACCAGAAGAACTCAGAAGAAACCACAACTCGCCAGCCCTTCTCCAGTTTCTTTGATGGGAAGTCATCTTTATTTTCGAAGAAGCCTCCAAAGCCCGAGGCTGATAGTGCATCCCCAGCTGACAAATCTCTTTGTCCTGAGGAAAACGATTGGACGGTTGTTTAA
- the LOC131166311 gene encoding uncharacterized protein LOC131166311 isoform X4: MEASSLVTRARTAFHSAAAKAERVLTDFKSDHRDSDKHSPCDVRKQPEPESSKDEADSKGCHELKHLRWIPAHTRTKQNWQDRLKNIGRGRKGVEDIEKSENSTMSFPFFDENVYQMSMQNAFELKGAETVSSAESSNIGNTCVIPLASIVRQLAIAVDAGKKLKSMKDLLVSSGDTSPVRERASLSLSAVKSLVLREKEEKLTSEFANDEKVQSLICSLLDEEGQFSRRRAGSVLETLTTMTSLPREIHGAPPESFVVKLAEVIGSFKTLRKMALFWCRIVAELRRLWSDGQHVPGIPLDEIPDLNSCLLYQQLQVINCCVSRKRRRTIATESLDSVIREASSNNGESAVSEAMMPGSPVLYARVCTGELVLRLGVDHPSDNLKMLETDELVYSPITQEVPLLTEDLLKETEEFVLRTGSMGAGCSQLLSDMQAFKAANPGCILEDFIRWHSPPDWTETELSNEAEDNFDDVDLLSTRGQLSRRMQKEGNLWRELWETAKPVPAVKQTPLFDEDLAVEGILNDLEDISPSELFEQLFVSLLGLGFVIAEAILSKDDSLSKLFCECKDYIIVTCQGSTWTEKVDDLCQVYETMEMMVLNPDDILKTTKQPEETSSGAGELKRRFRRLSLTFGGRKPGGKDQKNSEETTTRQPFSSFFDGKSSLFSKKPPKPEADSASPADKSLCPEENDWTVV, encoded by the exons ATGGAGGCGTCCTCACTTGTCACCAGGGCGAGGACGGCCTTCCATTCCGCCGCAGCTAAAGCGGAGCGAGTCCTCACTGACTTCAAATCGGATCATCGAG ATTCCGATAAGCATTCACCGTGTGATGTGAGAAAACAACCAGAACCTGAATCAAGTAAGGATGAGGCGGATTCAAAG GGTTGCCATGAATTGAAGCATTTGAGGTGGATACCTGCACATACAAGGACAAAGCAGAATTGGCAGGATAGACTGAAGAACATCGGAAGAGGGAGAAAAGGGGTTGAAGACATTGAAAAATCTGAAAATTCAACCATGTCATTTCCATTTTTTGATGAGAATGTGTACCAGATGAGCATGCAAAATGCTTTTGAGCTGAAG GGTGCAGAAACTGTTTCTTCAGCCGAAAGTTCAAATATTGGCAACACATGTGTCATTCCTTTGGCATCCATCGTGAGGCAGCTGGCTATAGCTGTTGA TGCTGGAAAGAAGTTAAAGTCAATGAAAGATCTGTTGGTGTCATCTGGAGATACTTCGCCTGTCAGGGAGAGGGCAAGCTTGAGCCTATCTGCAGTGAAATCATTAGTGCTTCGTGAAAAGGAGGAAAAATTGACATCTGAGTTTGCCAATGATGAGAAAGTTCAGTCCTTGATCTGTTCCCTACTTGATGAAG AGGGACAATTTTCCAGAAGGAGGGCCGGCTCTGTTTTAGAGACACTCACCACCATGACATCTTTGCCTAGAGAAATTCATGGTGCTCCTCCTGAAAGTTTTGTTGTTAAGCTTGCTGAAGTCATCGGAAGCTTCAAGACTTTGCGGAAAATGGCATTATTTTGGTGCAGGATAGTTGCTGAA CTGAGAAGACTTTGGTCTGATGGGCAACATGTACCTGGCATCCCTCTGGATGAGATTCCAGATTTAAATTCATGTCTTTTGTATCAGCAGTTACAAGTTATCAATTGTTGTGTTTCCAGAAAAAGGCGCCGCACTATTGCAACTGAATCATTAGATTCTGTTATAAGAGAAGCCAGTTCAAATAATGGAGAATCAGCTGTTTCTGAAGCCATGATGCCTGGAAGTCCTGTTCTATATGCAAGAGTTTGCACTGGGGAACTTGTTCTGCGATTGGGGGTTGATCATCCATCTGACAATTTAAAAATGTTGGAAACTGATGAACTTGTCTACTCACCTATTACCCAG GAAGTACCTCTGCTTACCGAAGATCTTCTTAAAGAAACAGAGGAGTTTGTGTTGCGAACAGGGAG TATGGGTGCTGGTTGTTCTCAACTCTTGTCAGACATGCAGGCTTTTAAG GCCGCAAATCCTGGTTGTATTTTAGAAGATTTCATAAGATGGCACTCACCCCCGGATTGGACAGAAACTGAGCTGAGTAATGAGGCTGAGGACAACTTTGATGATGTAGATTTATTATCTACAAGAGGTCAATTAAGTCGTCGGATGCAGAAAGaag GTAATTTGTGGCGGGAACTGTGGGAAACGGCAAAACCAGTCCCTGCTGTTAAACAGACACCCCTCTTTGATGAGGATTTGGCAGT AGAAGGTATTCTAAATGATTTAGAGGACATCTCGCCTTCTGAGCTTTTTGAACAACTGTTTGTTTCTTTA CTTGGTTTAGGATTTGTAATTGCTGAGGCTATACTCTCCAAGGACGACTCTTTGTCAAAGCTGTTCTGTGAGTGTAAAGACTACATTATAGTAACTTGTCAAGGGAGCACTTGGACTGAGAAAGTTGATGATCTGTGCCAG GTATATGAGACGATGGAGATGATGGTCCTCAATCCAGATGACATCCTAAAAACGACGAAGCAGCCAGAAGAGACATCCTCCGGCGCAGGGGAACTAAAACGCCGATTCAGAAGGCTTAGTCTTACCTTTGGTGGGAGAAAACCAGGCGGGAAAGACCAGAAGAACTCAGAAGAAACCACAACTCGCCAGCCCTTCTCCAGTTTCTTTGATGGGAAGTCATCTTTATTTTCGAAGAAGCCTCCAAAGCCCGAGGCTGATAGTGCATCCCCAGCTGACAAATCTCTTTGTCCTGAGGAAAACGATTGGACGGTTGTTTAA
- the LOC131166311 gene encoding uncharacterized protein LOC131166311 isoform X1 — translation MEASSLVTRARTAFHSAAAKAERVLTDFKSDHREDSDKHSPCDVRKQPEPESSKDEADSKGCHELKHLRWIPAHTRTKQNWQDRLKNIGRGRKGVEDIEKSENSTMSFPFFDENVYQMSMQNAFELKGAETVSSAESSNIGNTCVIPLASIVRQLAIAVDAGKKLKSMKDLLVSSGDTSPVRERASLSLSAVKSLVLREKEEKLTSEFANDEKVQSLICSLLDEEGQFSRRRAGSVLETLTTMTSLPREIHGAPPESFVVKLAEVIGSFKTLRKMALFWCRIVAELRRLWSDGQHVPGIPLDEIPDLNSCLLYQQLQVINCCVSRKRRRTIATESLDSVIREASSNNGESAVSEAMMPGSPVLYARVCTGELVLRLGVDHPSDNLKMLETDELVYSPITQEVPLLTEDLLKETEEFVLRTGSMGAGCSQLLSDMQAFKAANPGCILEDFIRWHSPPDWTETELSNEAEDNFDDVDLLSTRGQLSRRMQKEVRLIFSKLGVSVLINKLKISYSAKLKGNLWRELWETAKPVPAVKQTPLFDEDLAVEGILNDLEDISPSELFEQLFVSLLGLGFVIAEAILSKDDSLSKLFCECKDYIIVTCQGSTWTEKVDDLCQVYETMEMMVLNPDDILKTTKQPEETSSGAGELKRRFRRLSLTFGGRKPGGKDQKNSEETTTRQPFSSFFDGKSSLFSKKPPKPEADSASPADKSLCPEENDWTVV, via the exons ATGGAGGCGTCCTCACTTGTCACCAGGGCGAGGACGGCCTTCCATTCCGCCGCAGCTAAAGCGGAGCGAGTCCTCACTGACTTCAAATCGGATCATCGAG AAGATTCCGATAAGCATTCACCGTGTGATGTGAGAAAACAACCAGAACCTGAATCAAGTAAGGATGAGGCGGATTCAAAG GGTTGCCATGAATTGAAGCATTTGAGGTGGATACCTGCACATACAAGGACAAAGCAGAATTGGCAGGATAGACTGAAGAACATCGGAAGAGGGAGAAAAGGGGTTGAAGACATTGAAAAATCTGAAAATTCAACCATGTCATTTCCATTTTTTGATGAGAATGTGTACCAGATGAGCATGCAAAATGCTTTTGAGCTGAAG GGTGCAGAAACTGTTTCTTCAGCCGAAAGTTCAAATATTGGCAACACATGTGTCATTCCTTTGGCATCCATCGTGAGGCAGCTGGCTATAGCTGTTGA TGCTGGAAAGAAGTTAAAGTCAATGAAAGATCTGTTGGTGTCATCTGGAGATACTTCGCCTGTCAGGGAGAGGGCAAGCTTGAGCCTATCTGCAGTGAAATCATTAGTGCTTCGTGAAAAGGAGGAAAAATTGACATCTGAGTTTGCCAATGATGAGAAAGTTCAGTCCTTGATCTGTTCCCTACTTGATGAAG AGGGACAATTTTCCAGAAGGAGGGCCGGCTCTGTTTTAGAGACACTCACCACCATGACATCTTTGCCTAGAGAAATTCATGGTGCTCCTCCTGAAAGTTTTGTTGTTAAGCTTGCTGAAGTCATCGGAAGCTTCAAGACTTTGCGGAAAATGGCATTATTTTGGTGCAGGATAGTTGCTGAA CTGAGAAGACTTTGGTCTGATGGGCAACATGTACCTGGCATCCCTCTGGATGAGATTCCAGATTTAAATTCATGTCTTTTGTATCAGCAGTTACAAGTTATCAATTGTTGTGTTTCCAGAAAAAGGCGCCGCACTATTGCAACTGAATCATTAGATTCTGTTATAAGAGAAGCCAGTTCAAATAATGGAGAATCAGCTGTTTCTGAAGCCATGATGCCTGGAAGTCCTGTTCTATATGCAAGAGTTTGCACTGGGGAACTTGTTCTGCGATTGGGGGTTGATCATCCATCTGACAATTTAAAAATGTTGGAAACTGATGAACTTGTCTACTCACCTATTACCCAG GAAGTACCTCTGCTTACCGAAGATCTTCTTAAAGAAACAGAGGAGTTTGTGTTGCGAACAGGGAG TATGGGTGCTGGTTGTTCTCAACTCTTGTCAGACATGCAGGCTTTTAAG GCCGCAAATCCTGGTTGTATTTTAGAAGATTTCATAAGATGGCACTCACCCCCGGATTGGACAGAAACTGAGCTGAGTAATGAGGCTGAGGACAACTTTGATGATGTAGATTTATTATCTACAAGAGGTCAATTAAGTCGTCGGATGCAGAAAGaag TAAGACTGATCTTCTCAAAATTAGGAGTATCTGTCCTCATCAATAAATTAAAGATCTCGTACTCCGCAAAATTGAAAG GTAATTTGTGGCGGGAACTGTGGGAAACGGCAAAACCAGTCCCTGCTGTTAAACAGACACCCCTCTTTGATGAGGATTTGGCAGT AGAAGGTATTCTAAATGATTTAGAGGACATCTCGCCTTCTGAGCTTTTTGAACAACTGTTTGTTTCTTTA CTTGGTTTAGGATTTGTAATTGCTGAGGCTATACTCTCCAAGGACGACTCTTTGTCAAAGCTGTTCTGTGAGTGTAAAGACTACATTATAGTAACTTGTCAAGGGAGCACTTGGACTGAGAAAGTTGATGATCTGTGCCAG GTATATGAGACGATGGAGATGATGGTCCTCAATCCAGATGACATCCTAAAAACGACGAAGCAGCCAGAAGAGACATCCTCCGGCGCAGGGGAACTAAAACGCCGATTCAGAAGGCTTAGTCTTACCTTTGGTGGGAGAAAACCAGGCGGGAAAGACCAGAAGAACTCAGAAGAAACCACAACTCGCCAGCCCTTCTCCAGTTTCTTTGATGGGAAGTCATCTTTATTTTCGAAGAAGCCTCCAAAGCCCGAGGCTGATAGTGCATCCCCAGCTGACAAATCTCTTTGTCCTGAGGAAAACGATTGGACGGTTGTTTAA
- the LOC131149702 gene encoding glycine-rich cell wall structural protein 1, producing MTPDNNKPFLSLLLLAALLCASSPASATRKLAAGKSSTTTTTAPTAASFKDDKSFFDNGGCLGGGLGGGAGAGGGAGFGGGAGAGGGGGLGGGGGGGFGGGGGGGVGGGGGFGGGAGAGFGAGGGSGGGGGFGGGGGYGGGIGGGGWP from the coding sequence ATGACTCCTGATAATAATAAGCCTTTCCTTTCCCTCCTACTCCTCGCCGCTCTTCTTTGCGCCTCCTCCCCTGCCTCCGCCACCAGGAAGCTCGCTGCGGGAAAGAGCAGCACTACCACTACCACTGCTCCAACTGCTGCTTCTTTCAAGGATGACAAATCCTTCTTTGACAACGGCGGCTGCCTGGGTGGCGGCTTGGGCGGAGGTGCTGGTGCTGGTGGAGGGGCCGGGTTTGGCGGGGGTGCTGGTGCGGGCGGTGGCGGTGGACTCGGCGGAGGTGGCGGAGGCGGGTTCGGAGGAGGCGGCGGAGGAGGAGTAGGAGGTGGAGGTGGGTTTGGGGGGGGAGCTGGTGCAGGGTTTGGGGCTGGAGGCGGCTCTGGTGGCGGGGGAGGATTTGGCGGCGGTGGCGGATACGGAGGGGGAATTGGCGGAGGCGGGTGGCCTTGA
- the LOC131166311 gene encoding uncharacterized protein LOC131166311 isoform X3, translating into MEASSLVTRARTAFHSAAAKAERVLTDFKSDHREDSDKHSPCDVRKQPEPESSKDEADSKGCHELKHLRWIPAHTRTKQNWQDRLKNIGRGRKGVEDIEKSENSTMSFPFFDENVYQMSMQNAFELKGAETVSSAESSNIGNTCVIPLASIVRQLAIAVDAGKKLKSMKDLLVSSGDTSPVRERASLSLSAVKSLVLREKEEKLTSEFANDEKVQSLICSLLDEEGQFSRRRAGSVLETLTTMTSLPREIHGAPPESFVVKLAEVIGSFKTLRKMALFWCRIVAELRRLWSDGQHVPGIPLDEIPDLNSCLLYQQLQVINCCVSRKRRRTIATESLDSVIREASSNNGESAVSEAMMPGSPVLYARVCTGELVLRLGVDHPSDNLKMLETDELVYSPITQEVPLLTEDLLKETEEFVLRTGSMGAGCSQLLSDMQAFKAANPGCILEDFIRWHSPPDWTETELSNEAEDNFDDVDLLSTRGQLSRRMQKEGNLWRELWETAKPVPAVKQTPLFDEDLAVEGILNDLEDISPSELFEQLFVSLLGLGFVIAEAILSKDDSLSKLFCECKDYIIVTCQGSTWTEKVDDLCQVYETMEMMVLNPDDILKTTKQPEETSSGAGELKRRFRRLSLTFGGRKPGGKDQKNSEETTTRQPFSSFFDGKSSLFSKKPPKPEADSASPADKSLCPEENDWTVV; encoded by the exons ATGGAGGCGTCCTCACTTGTCACCAGGGCGAGGACGGCCTTCCATTCCGCCGCAGCTAAAGCGGAGCGAGTCCTCACTGACTTCAAATCGGATCATCGAG AAGATTCCGATAAGCATTCACCGTGTGATGTGAGAAAACAACCAGAACCTGAATCAAGTAAGGATGAGGCGGATTCAAAG GGTTGCCATGAATTGAAGCATTTGAGGTGGATACCTGCACATACAAGGACAAAGCAGAATTGGCAGGATAGACTGAAGAACATCGGAAGAGGGAGAAAAGGGGTTGAAGACATTGAAAAATCTGAAAATTCAACCATGTCATTTCCATTTTTTGATGAGAATGTGTACCAGATGAGCATGCAAAATGCTTTTGAGCTGAAG GGTGCAGAAACTGTTTCTTCAGCCGAAAGTTCAAATATTGGCAACACATGTGTCATTCCTTTGGCATCCATCGTGAGGCAGCTGGCTATAGCTGTTGA TGCTGGAAAGAAGTTAAAGTCAATGAAAGATCTGTTGGTGTCATCTGGAGATACTTCGCCTGTCAGGGAGAGGGCAAGCTTGAGCCTATCTGCAGTGAAATCATTAGTGCTTCGTGAAAAGGAGGAAAAATTGACATCTGAGTTTGCCAATGATGAGAAAGTTCAGTCCTTGATCTGTTCCCTACTTGATGAAG AGGGACAATTTTCCAGAAGGAGGGCCGGCTCTGTTTTAGAGACACTCACCACCATGACATCTTTGCCTAGAGAAATTCATGGTGCTCCTCCTGAAAGTTTTGTTGTTAAGCTTGCTGAAGTCATCGGAAGCTTCAAGACTTTGCGGAAAATGGCATTATTTTGGTGCAGGATAGTTGCTGAA CTGAGAAGACTTTGGTCTGATGGGCAACATGTACCTGGCATCCCTCTGGATGAGATTCCAGATTTAAATTCATGTCTTTTGTATCAGCAGTTACAAGTTATCAATTGTTGTGTTTCCAGAAAAAGGCGCCGCACTATTGCAACTGAATCATTAGATTCTGTTATAAGAGAAGCCAGTTCAAATAATGGAGAATCAGCTGTTTCTGAAGCCATGATGCCTGGAAGTCCTGTTCTATATGCAAGAGTTTGCACTGGGGAACTTGTTCTGCGATTGGGGGTTGATCATCCATCTGACAATTTAAAAATGTTGGAAACTGATGAACTTGTCTACTCACCTATTACCCAG GAAGTACCTCTGCTTACCGAAGATCTTCTTAAAGAAACAGAGGAGTTTGTGTTGCGAACAGGGAG TATGGGTGCTGGTTGTTCTCAACTCTTGTCAGACATGCAGGCTTTTAAG GCCGCAAATCCTGGTTGTATTTTAGAAGATTTCATAAGATGGCACTCACCCCCGGATTGGACAGAAACTGAGCTGAGTAATGAGGCTGAGGACAACTTTGATGATGTAGATTTATTATCTACAAGAGGTCAATTAAGTCGTCGGATGCAGAAAGaag GTAATTTGTGGCGGGAACTGTGGGAAACGGCAAAACCAGTCCCTGCTGTTAAACAGACACCCCTCTTTGATGAGGATTTGGCAGT AGAAGGTATTCTAAATGATTTAGAGGACATCTCGCCTTCTGAGCTTTTTGAACAACTGTTTGTTTCTTTA CTTGGTTTAGGATTTGTAATTGCTGAGGCTATACTCTCCAAGGACGACTCTTTGTCAAAGCTGTTCTGTGAGTGTAAAGACTACATTATAGTAACTTGTCAAGGGAGCACTTGGACTGAGAAAGTTGATGATCTGTGCCAG GTATATGAGACGATGGAGATGATGGTCCTCAATCCAGATGACATCCTAAAAACGACGAAGCAGCCAGAAGAGACATCCTCCGGCGCAGGGGAACTAAAACGCCGATTCAGAAGGCTTAGTCTTACCTTTGGTGGGAGAAAACCAGGCGGGAAAGACCAGAAGAACTCAGAAGAAACCACAACTCGCCAGCCCTTCTCCAGTTTCTTTGATGGGAAGTCATCTTTATTTTCGAAGAAGCCTCCAAAGCCCGAGGCTGATAGTGCATCCCCAGCTGACAAATCTCTTTGTCCTGAGGAAAACGATTGGACGGTTGTTTAA